ctcttttcttacccgtttcatatgtatagtacaagcataatcacaaatatcaatcatatccacaagattgacataagcctaagcacatcaacaacacattttagttcatttaaacataattcatatgaatttatcatGGATAAAcattatacttgagcatgattcaattggatttatcatccatctcaacaTAACATATATTCCATGTAGCTCACCATTTCAAAGTCTTTCATACAtacatgtcttggttcataCAGAACACATacctttcctttcatttttcatacCCGTTGAACAGTTTAGAATATTGTTGGATAAGCGGGATAGCTCACataaagtgtgctaaacatataaccataGCTTGTCCATTCCTTTACATATACGCTCACACGAGTTGTCGGtcagaacgtagctacacggtgctacTCCACAAGCTGTcgagtatccacaacaaatactggaactcagccaccggtaggacattcaagaccagtacctgaaacatggtaacctgggtctgctcacacaagctatcggTTGGAACGTAGCTACAAGGTGTTGCTCCACAAGCTGtcgagtatccgcaacaaatgtcaGAACTCAGCCATCAGtaagacattcaagaccagcacccgaaacatgtaaaccctaataacatgtcatttgtatcctacgaattcctaatgTTCAAATTGAGCTCAATAATCGTTGTACGTCGTTGGATTTACGTCgtttcatgacatgataaatttataataacatatataaattgattcattttcaatagaATCATATATTATTAACATTCAACTTAATCAACAGTATACATAATACAATTCGTAGGatcttacctggctaaattatagaaatgtcaaagtataggggaattttggtaaattttcattctcctcgattttcaactcgatcttgatctaaattaataatttcattcaatttattaatttagatagtgaaACAACTTAGTGAAACAacttattttatgcaatttagtcattttgacatttttacaaaattgtccctaacattttacttttattcaatttagtcctcaagcctaaaacatgcaaattaaccatttttattgccAATTCATATCAGCTGAATATTCATGGTACCCATTTCAGCCcatttttgcaacaatttcgcatgaaatccttgtacttttactattttaacaatttagtctctaaacgataaattcatcaaaatcacttaacaaaatacttttaaataacaaaatacttttatgacgtgatactttctatcaatgtgttttgtccttTTGTGATTTCTGGCTTCCTTGGTATAACTATTGTCAGATTGTTATCATAATACAATGTGATAGTTTTTTTCATACTAGTAACGACTTCAAGATCCGTAAGGAACTTCTGAAATCATATTACTTTTTTTGTAGCCTCATAGAACTACATATTCAGCTTCTATAATAGAGTCAACAGTACAGCTATATATGACACTTCTCCACATTATAAACCCATCGCCTACAACAAAGACACAACCCGATGTCGATTTCCTCGAATCCTGATACGTTTGGAAGTCAAAATCAATATATACAATAGGAATAAGATCACTTCCgaaatacacaagcatataatccctcgTTCTTCGTAAATAATTGAGTATATGCTTAATTGCTTACTAGTGTCTTGGACAGGGATTCGTCTGATATCGACTCATCAACCCTACTGCGAAATAGATATCTGGAAGTATATATAACATAACATACATGAGATTTCCTATTGTAGAAGCATAAAGaacatttctcatattttctgGATGTGTGCATAACAGATATCTGAGCCCAAAATGTTAAATCTGATTTAATCCAATTTTaattgtcaattttaaaattccacaAAATCCTTAATTTATTGACATATTTACATTTGATGAATTTACTTGAAAAAGATCAGAAATAGTGGACtctttaagtttgattaaatttaggtttaattgaattcattttataaaattaattttggactTGTTTTTGGACCTTTTGGAAGGGAGTTGGGTTTAAATCAAAACTAAGTTTGGGCCTTTTTCACCATCCTTCTCTTGGATCATTAATTGGGTTCCCAACTCCACTACCACCATCACTAGTTCACCCCTTTGATTAAGTTTAAGTAACATATCAAacgaatttaataatttaaattcaatatttatatttttcatacttagtttttctaacatttaatttttcagaTTATCAAATAACACTAAAGTCaaagaaggaaaatgaaaaaagagaatGAAGCCATAACTTGGGAACTCCATTCGTGAATCCGAACGGTAAGGGGGGAGGCGTCGTTGAGAACATACCAAAAATTGTGGCTCGTTGGATGATGGAGCTCGGAAAGCGCGAAGATTCAAAAGCTTTTAGGttgattttgagattttttagaagtttttttagaaaattagagGGAACTTGAGGAGAGGAGATAGAGAGGAGCATTTTGGTGTGGTGGTGGGCTGGTGACAGAACCGTAGTGAGGCGGTGTGAAGGCGGCGACTAGGGCTactaggagaagaaaaaggagaaaaaagaaggaaaaatattaaaatatataaagtggCGGGGCCCAGAGTTAAAGAAAAAACTTTTGGCAGTTTCTactaggggtgtgcataattgGTAAAATCGAAAAATTTGTTAACCAATCGAATtcgttaatcggtcggttaaccgaatttttttgatcgggggtcggttaatttttttatgatttttcggttaacggttaattcggtttgaaaccggtcggttaaccgaaaaaattaataaataaaattatccaacccaacccaaactcaattacccaacccaataaaactaaaactaaagtttacccaattacccaatccaataaaactaaaactaaaagacaactcaatttactaaagtctaaaactcaatttactttaataatttataaattttttaaattttaaaaataaaaaataaaaaaaattcgggtaattcgggtattttatggtaattcggttaattcgggtaattcgggtaattcgggtaattcgggtaatttttaaccaaaaataaaaaatacataattttcggttaattcggttaaccgaccttattaaccgaaaaaaattcggttcggttaaattttttttaaaaaaaatcggttcggttaacggttaaaatttttggaaggtcggttaattcggttatagtaatttcgggtcggttaaccgaatgaacacccctagttTCTACACGTGAAAagggaagaaagagaaaattcCAGCAGTAGTCCCTCAACCTTTTTGGAGGTAAACTGCAGTTTAGGCCCTGtagttttaagttttgtttgCATTTCAGGGAAGCGGCACACGCGGGTAGCTCGGTGCATTCTTACcatttttagctatttttattctctatttaacttaaatttgctttttaaaaacaaaagaaagaagtaccgacattaaattttattaaaatttcaaaactaaaaattagaattttttttttaaaaaaacgagGTAATATCTTCGAATTATTAATATCAAGATATCCTTTTCCAAACCTAACGTATTCAtgagttttgttttcttaaaataattttttagtttttcgtGAACACTGGGAGATatcaaaagttatttttattttaaattaagtcactaaaaatttaattagataaatttgttataaaaattaaatataatattttcaacattaCATTTGTAAGCAGCTATCTATCTACTTATTCATCATAttaacagttttaaaaaatatatatattaagtaaaattttaatattattattaatcaccattaaaaaatttaaatgttctcaataaaatatatatttttcataatttatcaaacgcactctaaaattgattttactatttattaatcaaatataattagGAGGCTGCCCAAGGTTATGGGCAGGCCCAATTTCATGCCCATCGGGAACAGTTCAGTCACCTGAAATGCAAAACCCAAAGAAACCCTAACTACACCATCTATATAAAGCTCAAATCTCCCTCGTCCTTGCTTTCTGTTTCTCTTCAGCCGTCGAAAATGTCGAAGCGAGGTTAGTCTGTATGTTTCTCTCTTTCCGTTTGTTTcccgagaaaaagaaaaaagagcaaGCCAAATGAAGACAAGATCCACCTTTTATATTTGCTTTCATAATTCTATAAACAAAACCCagattttattcattttgttttctttatttcttagGGAAATCTCTTTGTTTGGGGTCTTGTTTATTTCTCATAAGCTGTTTGATAGTTGATAAAgttgtgatatttttattagGGCGTGGAGGTTCAGCTGGCAACAAGTTTAGGATGTCACTGGGTCTGCCAGTGGCGGCTACAGTGAACTGTGCTGATAACACTGGCGCTAAGAACTTATACATCATTTCGGTGAAGGGAATCAAGGGCCGTCTTAACCGATTGCCATCAGCTTGTGTTGGAGATATGGTAATGGCTACTGTCAAGAAAGGGAAGCCTGATCTTAGGAAGAAGGTCTTGCCTGCTGTCATTGTGAGACAGCGCAAGCCCTGGCGCAGAAAGGATGGTGTTTACATGTACTTTGAAGGTAAATTTTCGTGTGGATTTCTTGATTTATAGATTGTTTGTAGTTCCATTTCGTTGTAAAGGGACTTGAATCTAGTAATCTATTGATGGTTGTTTATGTTTCATAGTTAGGGTTTGTAAAAGGTACTCTTGGTATgcaaatcataaaatatgtttaagcAGTTTACTAGTGAAC
This genomic window from Gossypium raimondii isolate GPD5lz chromosome 10, ASM2569854v1, whole genome shotgun sequence contains:
- the LOC105777530 gene encoding 60S ribosomal protein L23 isoform X1, whose product is MSKRGRGGSAGNKFRMSLGLPVAATVNCADNTGAKNLYIISVKGIKGRLNRLPSACVGDMVMATVKKGKPDLRKKVLPAVIVRQRKPWRRKDGVYMYFEDNAGVIVNPKGEMKGSAITGPIGKECADLWPRIASAANAIV
- the LOC105777530 gene encoding 60S ribosomal protein L23 isoform X2, with protein sequence MSLGLPVAATVNCADNTGAKNLYIISVKGIKGRLNRLPSACVGDMVMATVKKGKPDLRKKVLPAVIVRQRKPWRRKDGVYMYFEDNAGVIVNPKGEMKGSAITGPIGKECADLWPRIASAANAIV